Part of the Sphingopyxis sp. 113P3 genome, TCAAATGGCCGCGCTGGACGATGCCTCCGAAATGCTGGCCGATCGCCTGATGTCCGAGGCAAACGCCGAGCAGCGGCGTCTTTGCCTCGGCGCAGGCTGCGACAAGCTCGAGACTGATTCCGGCCTCGTTGGGCGTGCACGGGCCTGGCGAGATGAGAATCGCGTCCGCACCGCTCGCCATGGCTTCGGCAGCGCTCAGCGCGTCATTGCGCTCGACCCGAACTTCAGCGCCGAGCTCGACCAGATAGTGGACGAGGTTGAACGTGAAGCTGTCGTAATTGTCGATGACGAGGATCATGATGCCCTACTGCCCGTAACCTGGGGTGCCCGCAAGCCGCACCGCCTCGCGCGCAGCGGCGAAGAGCGCTCCCGCCTTGGCCTCGCACTCGCGCTGTTCATATGCAGGGTCGCTGTCGGCGACGATGCCCGCGCCCGCCTGGACGTGCATTTCGCCGTCCTTGACGATCGCCGTGCGCAGCACGATGCAGCTGTCCATATTGCCGTCGGGCGCGAAATAGCCGACGCCGCCCGCATAGGGCCCGCGCGCGTCGGCTTCGAGCTCGGCGATGATCTGGCACGCACGGACCTTGGGCGCGCCGCTGACCGTCCCCGCCGGGAACCCCGCAAACAGCGCGTCGATCGCGTCCTTGTCGGGTGCGAGGCGCCCGATGACGTTCGACACGATATGCATGACGTGGCTGTAAAATTCGACCGTATAGCTGTCGGTGACGGTGACGCTCCCCCCTTCGGCGGCGCGGCCGACATCGTTGCGGCCAAGATCGAGCAGCATCAGATGCTCGGCGCGTTCCTTGGGATCGGCGAGCAGGCTTTCGCGGTTCTCGGCATCCTCGGCGCTGGTCCGGCCCCGGGGGCGGGTGCCCGCGATGGGCCGGATAGTGATCTCGCCGTCGCGCACGCGAACGAGAATCTCGGGCGACGAGCCGATCAGTGCGAAACCGGGAAGGTCGAGGAAATAGAGAAAAGGGGAGGGATTGATGCGGCGCAGTGCGCGATAAAGATCGAACGGCGGAAGGTCGAACGGCGTCGAAAAACGCTGCGAGAGCACAACCTGAAAAATGTCGCCTGCCGCAATATAGTCCTTCGCGGTGCGGACCATTTCGGCAAAGCGCTCGGGCGTGGTCGCGGCGTTGCGGACGATCGCGTCCGGCTCAGCGTCCGTGGTCGCACGCTGGGTCTGCGCGCTCTGGCTTGCAAGCCGCGCGGCGATGCCGTCGAGCCGGTCCTGCGCTGCGTCGATCACCCGGTCGATTGGCGCGCCTGCATCGGGCCAGATCGGTGCGATGAGGAACAATTCGTCGGCGAGGCGGTCGAACACGAGGATCGTCGTCGGGCGTACGAAGATCATGTCGGGAAGTTCAAGCCCCGCGCCGGGGGCGCGCGGCACGCGTTCCTCGACGAGGCCGATGGTCTCATAGGCGAAGAAGCCGACGAGCGTCGCGAGCGCCTTGGGCAGTCCGGCGGGCACGTCGAAGCGGCATTCGGCGACGAGGTCCCGCAGCGCCTCGAGCGCGGGGCCCGCCACGGGCACGAACGCAGCCTTGTCATGGCGCCAGTCGCGATTGATCCGCGCGGCGTTGCCATCAACCTCGAAAATCAGGTCGGGATCGAGGCCGAGAAGGCTGTAGCGACCGCGCGTCTCACCGCTTTCGACCGATTCGAGCACCCAGTCTCCGCGCCCCGCCTCGATCAGCTTGAGCGCCGCCGACACCGGCGTCTCGACGTCGGCGATCAGGCGCTGCCAGACCACCGCGCCACGTCCCTGCGCCAGCGCCTCGAGCGCGGCGGCCCTGCCTTCGAGCGCCGTCATCCCGGGGGCTACTGCGCCGGCGCCGTGCCGGTCAGCTCCTTGCGCAGCTGCTCGAGCAGGTCCTTGTTGATCTTCACGCCGGCGCGGCGCTTCGCCTCGGCGACGAGCTGGCCGACCAGTTCGTTGCCGAACGCCGGGCCGAGCGGCTGCGCAATCGCAGCGACGCGCGCGGGGTCGATATCCTTGGGGTTCGGCCGGTCGACCTCTCCGAGGGCGATGACCATCCACCCCCGATTGCCGGGGAGTTCAAGCGTCTTCACACTGCCTTGTGCCATCGAGAAAAGAAGCGCGAGCTCGGGCGGCACCGGCTGGCCATTCTGGCCGAGTTCGGCGCGGCTGCCGCCGATCGTCTGGACCGAGCCGACGTTCGGACCCGCTTCGCGCGCCGCGGTCGCAAGGTCCTTGCCGCCTTCAACGGCTTTCACGATCGCGCGCGCCTTGTCGCGCGCCACTTTCTGACCCTCCGCAAGGCGCCAGTCGGCAAGAAGGCCAGCGCGAATTTCCGCGAAGGGGGGCGGGGCGGCCGCGACGATCGATTTCACCGCGAAGACCGCAAACTTTTCGTTCTCGGTAATCGTCGCGAGCTGGCCTTCGCCCTCCGCGCTCGCCTGAAAGGCCTGTGAGATCATCGGTGCCAACTCGGGAGGAAGCGCAAAATCAGGTTGCGTCGGCGCACGGCCGGTGGGGAGCAGCGCGGGCGTCTCGACGAGCTGGAGCTTGCGGTCGCTTGCAACCTCCTCGATCGCGGCGCCCCCGTTCACAGCGTCCTGGATGGCGTTATAATAGTCGACGATCGCCTCGTTCGCCTTGTTCTTGGCAAGTTCTTCGCGAATTTCGGCGCTCGCATCAGCAACAGTGCGTGCGGGCTTGACAGTAATATTCTCGACGCGTGCCACGGCCCAGCCGAGTTCGGTCTGCGTCGGGCCGAGAAGCTCGCCTTGCTTGGCGGCAAAGCCGGCCTTGGCTGCAGCTGCGCTCGTTGTGGCCGCATAAGCGGACTGCGTAAGGTCTCCCGTGGTCGCGGCGGACAGCCCTGCCGCCTGCGCCGCTGCGGCAAGGGAGGCACCGCTGCGCACCTTGGCTGCGATCGCATTTGCTGTGGCCTCGTCGGGCGCGATCACCTGCGCGAAACGGCGCGTCTCGCTCGCGGCGTAACGCGCGGCGTTGGCCTTGTAGACATCGGCGACCTCGGCGTCGGTCACCGCGGGCACCGGCACGGCGCTGCGGTCGAATAGTGCATATTGAATCACGCGGCGCTCGGGGACCGTATAGCGCGAGAGGTTCTGCGAGAGATATTTGCGCAGCACCGCATCGCCCGGATCGGTGGTGGGCGCAAAGGGGCTCGCGGGGACG contains:
- a CDS encoding anthranilate synthase component II, whose amino-acid sequence is MILVIDNYDSFTFNLVHYLVELGAEVRVERNDALSAAEAMASGADAILISPGPCTPNEAGISLELVAACAEAKTPLLGVCLGHQAIGQHFGGIVQRGHLMHGKTSPVCHDGTGLFANLPSPLTATRYHSLEVVEIPPVLAINATSDDGAVMGFRHVELPIHGVQFHPESIATEHGHAMLANFLRIAGLPVAERRAA
- the trpE gene encoding anthranilate synthase component I, whose amino-acid sequence is MTALEGRAAALEALAQGRGAVVWQRLIADVETPVSAALKLIEAGRGDWVLESVESGETRGRYSLLGLDPDLIFEVDGNAARINRDWRHDKAAFVPVAGPALEALRDLVAECRFDVPAGLPKALATLVGFFAYETIGLVEERVPRAPGAGLELPDMIFVRPTTILVFDRLADELFLIAPIWPDAGAPIDRVIDAAQDRLDGIAARLASQSAQTQRATTDAEPDAIVRNAATTPERFAEMVRTAKDYIAAGDIFQVVLSQRFSTPFDLPPFDLYRALRRINPSPFLYFLDLPGFALIGSSPEILVRVRDGEITIRPIAGTRPRGRTSAEDAENRESLLADPKERAEHLMLLDLGRNDVGRAAEGGSVTVTDSYTVEFYSHVMHIVSNVIGRLAPDKDAIDALFAGFPAGTVSGAPKVRACQIIAELEADARGPYAGGVGYFAPDGNMDSCIVLRTAIVKDGEMHVQAGAGIVADSDPAYEQRECEAKAGALFAAAREAVRLAGTPGYGQ
- a CDS encoding peptidylprolyl isomerase produces the protein MITAIRNLFSSAIGKFLALAFVVLVGVAFALSDVTGNSTFGGLGGATVAEVGDTDIGVGELRDRVNLAYNQARQQQPGLTKAAFVESGGLDQVLDQLIEGAAFEQLAKKMGFGVSKRLIDGRIADLPIFAGVSGRFDQGAYQAFLRQNGISEAQLRGDVAQQVLLEQIAEPIGRMPRVSAAMAQPYAALLLEKRRGSATFVPASPFAPTTDPGDAVLRKYLSQNLSRYTVPERRVIQYALFDRSAVPVPAVTDAEVADVYKANAARYAASETRRFAQVIAPDEATANAIAAKVRSGASLAAAAQAAGLSAATTGDLTQSAYAATTSAAAAKAGFAAKQGELLGPTQTELGWAVARVENITVKPARTVADASAEIREELAKNKANEAIVDYYNAIQDAVNGGAAIEEVASDRKLQLVETPALLPTGRAPTQPDFALPPELAPMISQAFQASAEGEGQLATITENEKFAVFAVKSIVAAAPPPFAEIRAGLLADWRLAEGQKVARDKARAIVKAVEGGKDLATAAREAGPNVGSVQTIGGSRAELGQNGQPVPPELALLFSMAQGSVKTLELPGNRGWMVIALGEVDRPNPKDIDPARVAAIAQPLGPAFGNELVGQLVAEAKRRAGVKINKDLLEQLRKELTGTAPAQ